One segment of Calditrichota bacterium DNA contains the following:
- a CDS encoding Ig-like domain-containing protein: protein MNMKKTCLGRLVLLAGLFLPAFGLAQVTGLAGWNIFLDPGHSQKENMGVYGYSEAERNLRVGLRLREMLLNETDIDTVYISRTNDQQQVSLTQRTDFANRVGAAWFHSIHSDAGDPSANSTLLLWGQYYNGQEKYPPGGKAMSDIMVVLLTRGMRTTTRGSIGDCSFYTWSDFCRTSGGPYLHVNRETTMPSELSEAGFHTNPRQNQLFMNADWKRLEARTFFWSILRFHRLPRPAPGICTGIVYDAETGVPLNGARVTVGGSTYVTDTYESLFHLYSTDPQQLHNGFYYIEGLGTGSTELSVEADNYIPVQMRVTLSDTFFTFVDVGLYSTVPPVVKSTYPANGDTAFPAWADMSITFSRPMDQQSVEAAFALQPPAAVSFSWSSDGTRLTVKTDTLLFTTDYVLSIAGTARSIHGYLLDGNGDGVGGDDFVVHFRTSRADITPPKLVKIYPKQNATNVELDPIISAWYDEKLDTTVDFAALFKVERFLDHTYVPGKLKHYLVNKQSVLTFFPDGPLYPRETYVTRIFAGLRDYFGNVVINNRSYSFVTTGTSLQTTRIDDFEAGLGNWWAPQQSGSTTGIVTEQTNRQAEQEVVNLLTGSTTAMRVNYAWDVGASSWLIRVYLSGGAPKNVRFDSSYLLQVYVFGDGSGTLFRFCVDDRVPDYQAANHEVSPWYTIDWVGWRLVTWDMSRDGTGTWLGDGNLDGTLGFDSIQLSYHPGSAAQGTLVFDDLRIARAAQVAVEAPAASVPTRLRLSQGYPNPFNALVTLHYEVPEGVHHVQLALYDALGRKVKTVVDRPQTGGAYRVQWDGTDDLGQSVASGVYVCRLTTDEGSASVQLVLTR from the coding sequence ATGAACATGAAGAAAACGTGCTTGGGCAGGCTTGTGCTTCTGGCGGGTCTGTTCCTGCCGGCGTTTGGGCTGGCGCAAGTGACCGGGTTGGCTGGCTGGAACATTTTCCTCGACCCCGGCCACAGCCAGAAGGAGAACATGGGGGTGTACGGCTACTCTGAGGCGGAGCGCAACTTGCGCGTCGGCTTGCGCCTGCGCGAGATGCTGCTCAACGAGACGGACATCGACACGGTCTACATCTCGCGCACCAACGACCAGCAGCAGGTGTCGCTGACCCAACGCACCGATTTTGCCAACCGCGTCGGTGCTGCCTGGTTTCACTCCATCCACAGCGATGCTGGCGACCCTTCGGCCAACAGCACGTTGCTCCTGTGGGGCCAATACTACAACGGCCAGGAGAAGTACCCGCCCGGCGGCAAGGCGATGTCGGATATCATGGTCGTGCTTCTGACACGCGGGATGCGCACGACCACCAGGGGCTCCATCGGCGATTGCAGCTTCTACACCTGGTCGGACTTTTGTCGGACTTCCGGTGGGCCATACCTGCACGTGAACCGCGAGACGACCATGCCCTCCGAGCTGAGCGAGGCCGGTTTCCACACCAATCCGCGGCAGAACCAGCTCTTTATGAATGCCGACTGGAAGCGGCTGGAGGCGCGTACCTTCTTCTGGTCTATCTTGCGCTTCCACCGCCTGCCGCGACCGGCACCGGGAATCTGCACCGGGATCGTCTACGATGCGGAGACAGGCGTCCCGCTCAACGGCGCCAGGGTCACCGTGGGTGGCTCCACCTACGTGACCGATACCTACGAGTCGCTATTCCACCTCTACTCCACCGATCCGCAGCAGCTGCACAACGGCTTCTACTACATCGAAGGGTTGGGTACGGGCAGCACTGAGCTAAGCGTCGAGGCTGACAACTACATCCCCGTGCAAATGCGCGTCACTCTGTCTGACACCTTTTTTACCTTCGTGGATGTGGGACTGTACAGCACCGTGCCGCCGGTGGTCAAGAGTACCTACCCGGCGAATGGCGATACGGCTTTTCCCGCCTGGGCAGACATGTCCATCACCTTCAGCAGGCCCATGGATCAGCAGTCGGTGGAAGCAGCCTTTGCGCTGCAGCCCCCAGCCGCCGTTTCGTTCTCCTGGTCTTCTGACGGCACGCGTCTCACCGTAAAGACGGATACCCTGCTCTTCACCACCGACTATGTGCTGAGCATCGCCGGCACGGCGCGCAGCATTCATGGGTACTTGCTGGACGGCAATGGTGACGGCGTGGGCGGCGACGATTTCGTCGTCCACTTCCGCACCAGCCGTGCGGACATCACTCCCCCAAAGCTGGTCAAGATTTACCCGAAGCAGAACGCCACCAATGTTGAGCTTGATCCCATCATCAGCGCATGGTACGACGAAAAGCTGGACACCACGGTGGACTTTGCCGCGCTTTTCAAAGTGGAGCGCTTCCTAGACCATACCTACGTCCCCGGTAAGCTGAAGCACTATCTGGTGAACAAGCAGAGCGTGTTGACGTTCTTCCCAGATGGCCCATTGTACCCACGGGAGACGTATGTCACGAGGATCTTCGCTGGCCTGCGGGACTATTTTGGCAACGTGGTCATCAATAACCGCTCCTACAGCTTCGTCACCACAGGCACGTCCCTGCAGACCACGCGCATCGACGATTTTGAGGCGGGCCTGGGCAACTGGTGGGCGCCGCAACAAAGTGGCAGCACCACAGGCATTGTGACCGAGCAAACGAACAGACAGGCGGAGCAGGAGGTGGTGAACCTCCTCACGGGAAGCACTACCGCTATGAGGGTGAACTATGCCTGGGACGTAGGTGCCTCCTCCTGGCTCATCCGGGTGTACCTGTCCGGAGGCGCGCCGAAAAATGTACGCTTTGATAGCTCCTACCTGTTGCAGGTCTACGTGTTCGGCGACGGGAGCGGCACCTTGTTCCGTTTTTGCGTGGACGACCGCGTGCCCGACTACCAGGCCGCCAACCACGAGGTGAGCCCATGGTACACTATCGACTGGGTGGGGTGGCGATTGGTGACCTGGGACATGTCGCGCGATGGCACGGGGACCTGGCTGGGCGACGGCAACTTGGACGGGACCCTTGGCTTCGACAGCATCCAGCTCTCTTACCATCCCGGAAGCGCAGCGCAGGGCACGCTGGTCTTTGACGACCTACGCATCGCCCGGGCCGCTCAGGTCGCCGTGGAGGCACCTGCAGCCAGTGTGCCGACGAGGCTTCGCCTTTCCCAGGGCTACCCAAATCCGTTCAACGCCCTGGTGACGCTCCACTACGAAGTGCCTGAGGGCGTGCACCATGTGCAGTTAGCCCTTTACGATGCATTGGGACGGAAGGTCAAGACCGTGGTGGACCGGCCGCAAACCGGGGGCGCCTACCGCGTGCAGTGGGATGGAACCGATGATCTGGGACAGAGCGTGGCAAGTGGCGTCTACGTTTGTCGCTTGACCACAGACGAGGGGAGCGCGAGCGTTC